One stretch of Burkholderia oklahomensis C6786 DNA includes these proteins:
- a CDS encoding MFS transporter, translated as MPSAIYAFIAPLIVACALFMESVDANIIVTALPAMARDFGQNPVTLNIAITSYVVGLGVFIPICGWLADRFGARTVFRTAIGIFVAGSLLCAASNSLELFTFARFVQGVGGAMMVPVGRIIIFRAVPRSELVRAMNYLSVPALFGPAAGPLLGGFITTYLHWRLIFFINVPIGILGIYLANRHIANTHEPDPGPLDWFGFILSAAGAALLLMGLTLLDGALVSRGTAFAMGVTGAALVGAYVLYARRVERPVLDLRFLRIPTYHASVVGGSLFRIGLGAVPFLLPLALQEGLGMSAFHSGAITCASAVGGALTRMLAPSTLKRFGFRTVLMYNAAFAGLAIAAYGVFHPGMSVLAIWLVVLVGGIFPALQFTSLNSMIYAEISARDAGRATSLGSVVQQMSLGLGVTVAGLVLHVSHWAQGHPAMVWSDFWPAFVVVGLCSFASIPITRRLPLNAGDEVARGKRS; from the coding sequence ATGCCGTCTGCTATCTACGCCTTCATCGCACCGCTGATCGTCGCTTGCGCGTTGTTCATGGAGAGCGTAGATGCCAACATCATCGTCACGGCGCTGCCCGCGATGGCGCGCGACTTCGGGCAGAACCCGGTCACGCTGAACATCGCGATCACGAGCTACGTCGTCGGCCTCGGCGTGTTCATCCCGATCTGCGGCTGGCTTGCCGACCGCTTCGGCGCGCGCACCGTGTTCCGCACCGCGATCGGCATCTTCGTCGCGGGCTCGCTGCTGTGCGCGGCGTCGAACAGTCTCGAGCTCTTCACGTTCGCGCGCTTCGTGCAAGGCGTCGGCGGCGCGATGATGGTGCCCGTCGGCCGCATCATCATCTTCCGCGCGGTGCCGCGCTCGGAGCTCGTGCGCGCGATGAACTACCTGAGCGTGCCCGCGCTCTTCGGGCCCGCCGCCGGGCCGCTCCTCGGCGGCTTCATCACGACGTACCTGCACTGGCGGCTGATCTTCTTCATCAACGTGCCGATCGGCATCCTCGGCATCTATCTCGCGAACAGGCACATCGCGAACACGCACGAGCCGGATCCCGGCCCGCTCGACTGGTTCGGCTTCATTCTCTCCGCCGCGGGCGCCGCGCTGCTGCTGATGGGCCTCACGCTGCTCGACGGCGCGCTCGTGTCGCGCGGCACCGCGTTCGCGATGGGCGTGACGGGCGCGGCGCTCGTCGGCGCGTACGTGCTGTACGCGCGGCGCGTCGAGCGGCCGGTCCTCGATCTGCGATTCCTGCGCATTCCTACGTATCACGCGAGCGTCGTCGGCGGCTCGCTGTTCCGGATCGGCCTCGGCGCGGTGCCGTTCCTGCTGCCGCTCGCGCTGCAGGAAGGGCTCGGGATGAGCGCGTTCCACTCCGGCGCGATCACGTGCGCGTCGGCCGTCGGTGGCGCGCTCACGCGGATGCTCGCGCCGAGCACGCTCAAGCGCTTCGGCTTTCGCACGGTGCTGATGTACAACGCGGCGTTCGCCGGGCTCGCGATCGCCGCATACGGCGTGTTCCATCCGGGGATGTCGGTGCTCGCGATCTGGCTCGTCGTGCTCGTCGGCGGCATCTTCCCCGCGCTGCAGTTCACGAGCCTCAATTCGATGATCTACGCGGAGATCTCCGCGCGCGACGCGGGCCGCGCGACGAGCCTTGGCAGCGTCGTCCAGCAGATGTCGCTCGGCCTCGGCGTGACGGTCGCGGGGCTCGTGCTGCACGTATCGCATTGGGCGCAAGGGCACCCGGCGATGGTCTGGTCGGACTTCTGGCCGGCGTTCGTCGTCGTCGGGCTGTGCTCGTTCGCATCGATCCCGATCACGCGGCGGCTGCCGCTGAACGCAGGCGACGAGGTCGCGCGCGGCAAGCGCAGTTGA
- a CDS encoding winged helix-turn-helix domain-containing protein, giving the protein MTAPLSIASARALHLAAQGLLAPPRRKAVKADVLAAIRRMAQLQIDTIHVVARSPYLVLFSRLGPYAPHWLDEHLADAKLFEYWSHEACFLPIEDFGLMRHKMLHPVGMGWKYAADWHAKHRKEIDKLLAHVRASGPVRSADFARSAGKGNGWWDWKPEKRHLEVLFSTGQLMVAERRNFQRVYDVAERVLPGWNDARDLPPREAVLPRLVDNTCRALGIVRADWIADYYRLPKRSYRDELHALADAGELLPVAVDGWKEDAFVHRELAPLVDAARDGALRSTVTTLLSPFDPVVWDRRRASALFDFDYTIECYTPAHKRRYGYFCLPILHRGRLVGRVDAKAHRAQRVFELKAVHIEPGLRLGAGLAADVGRAVRKLADWHETPIVEIGCAPKEIARAIGSD; this is encoded by the coding sequence GTGACCGCCCCGCTCTCGATCGCCTCCGCCCGCGCGCTGCACCTCGCCGCGCAGGGCCTGCTGGCCCCGCCTCGCCGCAAGGCCGTCAAGGCCGACGTGCTCGCCGCCATCCGCCGGATGGCGCAACTGCAGATCGACACGATCCACGTCGTCGCGCGCAGCCCGTATCTCGTGCTGTTCAGCCGGCTCGGCCCGTATGCGCCGCACTGGCTCGACGAGCATCTCGCCGATGCAAAGCTGTTCGAATACTGGTCGCACGAGGCGTGCTTCCTGCCGATCGAGGATTTCGGCCTGATGCGTCACAAGATGCTCCACCCGGTCGGAATGGGCTGGAAATACGCGGCCGACTGGCACGCGAAGCATCGCAAGGAAATCGACAAGCTGCTCGCGCATGTCCGAGCGAGCGGCCCCGTGCGCTCCGCCGACTTCGCGCGCAGCGCCGGCAAGGGCAACGGCTGGTGGGACTGGAAGCCCGAGAAGCGGCATCTCGAAGTGCTGTTCTCGACCGGGCAGTTGATGGTCGCCGAGCGGCGCAATTTCCAGCGCGTCTACGATGTCGCCGAGCGCGTGCTGCCGGGCTGGAACGACGCGCGCGACCTGCCGCCTCGCGAAGCGGTGCTGCCGCGCCTCGTCGACAACACGTGCCGCGCGCTCGGCATCGTTCGCGCGGACTGGATCGCCGATTATTACCGGCTGCCGAAGCGCTCGTATCGCGACGAATTGCATGCGCTCGCGGACGCGGGCGAGCTGCTGCCCGTCGCGGTCGACGGCTGGAAGGAAGACGCGTTCGTGCATCGCGAGCTCGCGCCGCTCGTCGACGCCGCGCGCGACGGCGCGCTGCGCTCGACGGTCACGACGCTGCTGTCGCCGTTCGATCCCGTCGTCTGGGACCGGCGGCGCGCATCGGCGCTGTTCGATTTCGATTACACGATCGAGTGCTACACACCCGCGCACAAGCGCCGCTACGGCTACTTCTGCCTGCCGATCCTGCATCGCGGGCGGCTCGTCGGCCGCGTCGACGCGAAAGCGCATCGCGCGCAACGCGTGTTCGAGCTGAAGGCGGTGCACATCGAGCCGGGTCTGCGGCTCGGCGCGGGACTCGCGGCCGACGTCGGCCGCGCGGTGCGCAAGCTCGCCGATTGGCACGAGACGCCCATCGTCGAGATCGGCTGCGCGCCGAAGGAGATTGCGCGGGCGATCGGTTCGGATTGA
- a CDS encoding DUF1653 domain-containing protein: protein MTEQEAERIATHRHYKGGLYRVIGVARHSETEESLVVYEQLWPKERSLWVRPEAMFNETLADGTPRFRKLSD from the coding sequence ATGACCGAGCAGGAAGCCGAACGAATCGCGACGCATCGCCATTACAAGGGCGGGCTGTATCGCGTGATCGGCGTCGCGCGGCATTCGGAGACGGAGGAGTCCCTCGTCGTGTACGAACAGTTGTGGCCGAAGGAGCGCAGCCTCTGGGTGCGCCCCGAAGCGATGTTCAACGAAACGCTCGCCGACGGCACGCCGCGTTTTCGCAAGCTGAGCGACTGA
- a CDS encoding GNAT family N-acetyltransferase produces the protein MDFRMRFVFRSPAVPTSPIPALRFSTDKAELDIDAIYAFLRDEARWSKGIPRDVVERAIAGSLCFGAYLDGRLVGFARLVTDQATFAYLCDVFVLSEHRGKGYGRALIDHVFAHDTVRGLRRVALVTTDAHALYRPAGFTAPAHPERWMELHRPDVYAQPQPDAR, from the coding sequence ATGGACTTCCGCATGCGTTTCGTCTTCCGGAGTCCCGCCGTGCCCACCTCGCCGATCCCCGCCCTGCGTTTCTCGACCGACAAGGCCGAGCTCGACATCGATGCGATTTACGCATTCCTGCGCGACGAAGCGCGTTGGTCGAAGGGCATTCCGCGCGACGTGGTCGAGCGGGCGATCGCCGGGTCGCTGTGCTTCGGCGCATATCTCGACGGACGGCTCGTCGGCTTCGCGCGCCTCGTCACCGATCAGGCGACGTTCGCGTACCTCTGCGACGTGTTCGTGCTGAGCGAACATCGCGGCAAAGGCTACGGCCGCGCGCTGATCGATCACGTGTTCGCGCACGACACGGTGCGCGGGCTGCGCCGCGTGGCGCTCGTCACGACCGACGCGCACGCGCTGTATCGCCCGGCCGGCTTCACGGCGCCCGCGCATCCGGAGCGCTGGATGGAGTTGCATCGGCCCGACGTCTATGCGCAGCCGCAGCCGGACGCGCGCTGA
- a CDS encoding NnrU family protein, whose product MFVLILGMLIFLGTHSIRMVAGDWRAAQIARLGEQRWKGLFALASVVGFVLIVWGYGLARADTAALWSPPIGVRHLTGLLTAIAFVLIAAAYVPGTRIKALVGHPMLAGVMAWAIAHLLANGTLHAELLFAAFFVWAFVDFIVSRARDRRDGIRYPAGSLTRDGVAIGVGLVAWALFMLVLHGWLIGVRPLA is encoded by the coding sequence ATGTTCGTCCTGATTCTCGGTATGTTGATCTTCCTGGGTACGCATTCGATTCGGATGGTCGCGGGCGATTGGCGCGCCGCGCAGATCGCGAGGCTCGGCGAGCAGCGATGGAAGGGCTTGTTTGCGCTCGCGTCGGTGGTCGGCTTCGTGCTGATCGTCTGGGGCTACGGGCTCGCGCGCGCGGACACGGCGGCGCTGTGGTCTCCGCCGATCGGCGTCCGGCATCTGACGGGGCTCCTGACGGCAATCGCGTTCGTGCTGATCGCGGCCGCCTACGTGCCGGGCACGCGGATCAAGGCGCTCGTCGGCCATCCGATGCTCGCGGGCGTGATGGCGTGGGCGATCGCGCATCTGCTCGCGAACGGAACGCTGCACGCGGAGCTGCTGTTCGCCGCGTTCTTCGTGTGGGCGTTCGTCGACTTCATCGTGTCGCGTGCGCGCGATCGGCGCGACGGCATCCGCTATCCGGCCGGATCGCTTACGCGCGACGGCGTCGCGATCGGCGTGGGCCTCGTCGCGTGGGCGCTGTTCATGCTCGTGCTGCACGGCTGGCTGATCGGCGTGCGGCCGTTGGCGTGA
- a CDS encoding TfoX/Sxy family protein produces MNWKAEKLRAYELAEQLAGLGPIGVARFFSGASLRLDGVLFGFVHEGSLFLRVDDDNRTAFERAGMQPFSYPGRTRTVVVGGYYETPADVLEDVGTLRDWCRDAYRAAVRAGAGAGRAKRK; encoded by the coding sequence ATGAACTGGAAAGCGGAGAAGCTGCGCGCGTACGAACTTGCCGAGCAGCTCGCGGGACTCGGGCCGATCGGCGTCGCGCGCTTCTTCAGCGGCGCATCGCTCAGGCTCGACGGCGTGCTGTTCGGATTCGTTCACGAAGGATCGCTGTTCCTGCGCGTCGACGACGACAATCGCACGGCGTTCGAGCGCGCCGGCATGCAGCCGTTCTCGTATCCGGGGCGCACGCGAACGGTCGTCGTCGGCGGCTATTATGAGACGCCCGCCGACGTGCTCGAAGACGTCGGTACGTTGCGCGACTGGTGCCGCGACGCGTATCGCGCGGCCGTTCGCGCGGGCGCGGGCGCGGGCCGCGCGAAGCGGAAGTAG
- a CDS encoding M20 family metallopeptidase, translating to MTTAPAPIIDHERLADFIERKWNDEILHALTDYIAVPAKSPAFDPDWAKHGYIERVVVDAAQWAERQPVEGLKVEIVRLAGRTPVIFFETPATRPDSTDTILLYGHLDKQPEFDGWRADLGPWTPKFEGGKLYGRGGADDGYAIYASLAALGALDAQGIGRPRCVGLIETCEESGSYDLLPYVDALSARLGDVSLVVCLDSGAGNYDQLWLTTSLRGLVSGDLQVEVLEEGVHSGVYGGIAPSSFRVMRQLFERLEDAGTGNLLPSSFHCDVPASRLRETDAAASILGDTVWKGLPWACGQDGKPVLPTTTDPREALLNSTWRPSLSVTGAQGLPALENAGNVLRPRTAFKLSLRLPPLVDAAQAVQQLKALLELDPPYNAKVTFKPDAGAATGWNAPDVAPWLGSALDDASRRHFGADCAYMGLGGTIPLMNVLQEGFPAAQFMVCGVLGPKSNAHGPNEFLHVPYAKKLTAAVADVIAAAR from the coding sequence ATGACCACCGCTCCCGCTCCCATCATCGACCACGAACGCCTCGCCGATTTCATCGAACGCAAATGGAACGACGAGATCCTGCATGCGTTGACCGACTACATCGCGGTGCCCGCGAAAAGCCCCGCGTTCGACCCCGACTGGGCGAAGCACGGCTATATCGAGCGCGTCGTCGTCGACGCAGCGCAATGGGCCGAGCGGCAGCCGGTCGAGGGCCTGAAGGTCGAGATCGTGCGGCTCGCCGGCCGCACGCCGGTGATCTTCTTCGAGACGCCCGCAACGCGCCCGGACAGCACCGACACGATCCTGCTGTACGGCCATCTCGACAAGCAGCCCGAATTCGACGGCTGGCGCGCCGACCTCGGCCCGTGGACGCCCAAGTTCGAGGGCGGCAAGCTGTACGGCCGCGGCGGCGCGGACGACGGCTACGCGATCTACGCGAGCCTCGCGGCGCTCGGCGCGCTCGACGCGCAAGGCATCGGGCGGCCGCGTTGCGTCGGCCTCATCGAGACCTGCGAGGAATCGGGCAGCTACGACCTGCTGCCGTACGTCGACGCGCTCAGCGCGCGGCTCGGCGACGTGAGCCTTGTCGTGTGCCTCGATTCGGGCGCGGGCAATTACGATCAGCTTTGGCTCACGACGTCGCTGCGCGGGCTCGTGTCGGGCGACCTTCAGGTCGAGGTGCTCGAGGAGGGCGTGCATTCGGGCGTGTACGGCGGGATCGCGCCATCGAGCTTCCGCGTGATGCGGCAGCTCTTCGAGCGGCTCGAGGATGCGGGGACCGGCAATCTGCTGCCGTCGTCGTTCCACTGCGACGTGCCGGCGAGCCGCTTGCGCGAGACCGACGCGGCCGCGTCGATTCTCGGCGACACCGTGTGGAAGGGGCTGCCGTGGGCGTGCGGGCAGGACGGCAAGCCGGTGTTGCCGACGACGACCGATCCGCGCGAGGCGCTCCTCAATTCGACGTGGCGGCCGTCGCTGTCCGTCACGGGCGCGCAAGGGCTGCCCGCGCTCGAGAACGCGGGCAACGTGCTGCGGCCGCGCACCGCGTTCAAGCTGTCGCTGCGGCTGCCGCCGCTCGTCGACGCCGCGCAGGCGGTCCAGCAACTGAAGGCGCTGCTCGAACTCGATCCGCCGTACAACGCGAAGGTCACGTTCAAGCCGGATGCAGGCGCGGCGACCGGCTGGAACGCACCGGACGTCGCGCCGTGGCTCGGCTCGGCGCTCGACGACGCGTCGCGCCGGCACTTCGGCGCCGACTGCGCATACATGGGCCTGGGCGGCACGATCCCGTTGATGAACGTGCTGCAGGAAGGCTTCCCGGCCGCGCAATTCATGGTGTGCGGGGTGCTCGGCCCGAAGTCGAACGCGCACGGGCCGAACGAGTTCCTGCACGTGCCGTACGCGAAGAAGCTGACGGCCGCGGTGGCCGACGTGATCGCCGCCGCGCGTTGA
- the ftrA gene encoding transcriptional regulator FtrA: protein MLNHLVVALAYDRLCTFEFGCVVELFALPRPELGVDWYRFAVCASEPGPVRAAGGIRVEAPYRLALMDRADTIVIPGWRDPDETPPEPLLRKIRAARRRGARLCSICSGVFVLAAAGVLDGATVTTHWRYAARLQARYPSLRVNPDALYADEGQIVTSAGSAAGLDMLMHLVRRDHGSAIANRVAQRLVLPPHRDGGQAQFVPRPLPSVGGDRLAKLIDWMRAHAARPHTLATLAARAAMSPRTLQRQFRDSTGLGPYEWLIRERVGLAKEMIERDPALPVSRVAALAGFGSEESLRRHFRRIAATSPAAYRRSFDAR from the coding sequence ATGCTCAATCATCTCGTCGTCGCGCTTGCGTACGACCGGCTCTGCACTTTCGAATTCGGCTGCGTCGTCGAACTGTTCGCGCTGCCGCGGCCCGAGCTCGGTGTCGACTGGTATCGCTTCGCGGTTTGCGCGAGCGAGCCGGGGCCCGTGCGCGCGGCGGGCGGCATCAGGGTCGAAGCGCCGTATCGGCTCGCGCTGATGGATCGCGCGGACACGATCGTGATTCCCGGCTGGCGCGATCCGGACGAGACACCGCCCGAGCCGCTGTTGAGGAAAATCCGCGCGGCCCGCCGGCGCGGCGCGCGGCTCTGCTCGATCTGCTCGGGCGTGTTCGTGCTCGCCGCGGCGGGCGTGCTCGACGGCGCGACCGTCACGACGCACTGGCGCTACGCGGCGCGCCTGCAGGCGCGCTATCCGTCGCTGCGCGTGAATCCCGATGCGCTCTACGCCGACGAAGGGCAGATCGTCACGTCGGCGGGCTCGGCGGCGGGTCTCGACATGCTGATGCATCTCGTGCGCCGCGATCACGGCAGTGCGATCGCGAATCGCGTCGCGCAGCGGCTCGTGCTGCCGCCGCATCGCGACGGCGGCCAGGCGCAGTTCGTGCCGCGGCCGCTGCCGAGCGTCGGCGGCGATCGGCTCGCAAAACTGATCGACTGGATGCGCGCGCATGCTGCGCGGCCGCACACGCTCGCGACGCTCGCCGCGCGCGCCGCGATGAGCCCGCGTACGCTGCAGCGGCAGTTCCGGGATTCGACGGGGCTCGGCCCGTACGAGTGGCTGATCCGCGAGCGGGTCGGGCTCGCGAAGGAGATGATCGAGCGCGATCCCGCGCTGCCCGTCTCGCGCGTCGCCGCGCTCGCGGGATTCGGCTCGGAGGAGTCGCTGCGCCGGCATTTCAGACGGATCGCGGCGACGAGTCCGGCCGCGTATCGCCGCAGCTTCGATGCGCGTTAG
- a CDS encoding rhodanese-like domain-containing protein: MSHVTKIPAADSAAAVAHFAASLGFETDCWDVHDALASGAPDFVLLDVRDPERYAAGHVPGALNLPHRKIIESKVSEFARDTCFVVYCAGPHCNGAARAALRLARLGRPVKLMLGGMTGWLDEGFALASGNGA, encoded by the coding sequence ATGTCCCACGTCACCAAGATTCCCGCCGCCGACAGCGCCGCCGCCGTCGCGCACTTCGCCGCATCGCTCGGCTTCGAGACCGATTGCTGGGACGTCCACGACGCGCTCGCGTCCGGCGCGCCCGATTTCGTGCTGCTGGACGTGCGCGATCCCGAGCGCTACGCGGCCGGACACGTGCCCGGCGCGCTCAATCTGCCGCACCGAAAGATCATTGAAAGCAAGGTGTCCGAATTTGCGCGAGACACGTGCTTCGTCGTCTACTGCGCGGGTCCGCACTGCAACGGTGCGGCGCGCGCGGCGCTCAGGCTCGCGCGTCTCGGGCGACCGGTGAAGCTGATGCTGGGCGGCATGACGGGCTGGCTCGACGAAGGATTCGCGCTCGCGTCCGGCAACGGCGCGTAA
- a CDS encoding superinfection immunity protein, whose product MQMEILIQVVGSVVAVALYFLPAIVADRRRRRDKLTIALFNALFAWTGIGWLLTLYWALQPNAAEDFAGEVRLKRRALSMKTFSTGLVERVQRRIAAQER is encoded by the coding sequence ATGCAGATGGAAATTCTGATCCAGGTTGTCGGCTCGGTCGTCGCGGTCGCGCTCTACTTTCTTCCGGCGATCGTCGCCGATCGCCGCCGCCGTCGCGACAAGCTCACGATCGCGCTGTTCAACGCGCTGTTCGCCTGGACGGGAATCGGCTGGCTGTTGACGCTCTACTGGGCGCTGCAGCCGAACGCGGCCGAAGATTTCGCCGGCGAAGTGCGGCTCAAGCGCCGCGCGCTCAGCATGAAAACGTTCTCGACGGGTCTCGTCGAACGTGTGCAGCGGCGGATCGCCGCCCAGGAACGCTAG
- a CDS encoding YodC family protein, with protein MTTYRDTHTPSFRIGDVVTLKTGGPRMTVTYAGPVVFDTGEWVICQWFDEHGEFRQEMFPNDAVVLEPRTISAGLARMRSLSVRGGMQA; from the coding sequence ATGACGACTTACCGTGATACGCATACCCCCTCATTTCGGATCGGCGATGTCGTGACGCTCAAGACGGGCGGCCCACGCATGACGGTGACGTATGCCGGCCCGGTCGTGTTCGACACGGGCGAGTGGGTGATCTGCCAATGGTTCGACGAGCACGGCGAGTTTCGCCAGGAGATGTTTCCGAATGACGCCGTCGTGCTCGAGCCGCGGACGATTTCGGCCGGGCTCGCGCGGATGCGCTCGCTCTCGGTGCGCGGCGGCATGCAGGCGTGA
- a CDS encoding MurR/RpiR family transcriptional regulator gives MPADFDELASLIRAQFSELSPQFQVGAAFLLDHPDEVAVSSMRKVAQRANVQPASLVRLAQLFGFPGWNELRDLFVARVRTRPQPLTQRARSLVKPNAKASLAADLLAAQQHNLDATAAQNAQALADAAKLIRKAAHVHVAGFRSCYPVAFGFVYGYRLFRPTVSLLTGVAGSLDMELRTIAKHSVTVVVSFAPYSAEATRVAQAARAHGGKIVAITDSAVSPIALHADAQLIFAHDSPSFFPSLVAAHALVEALVAQLLALEGGDAIAALEQAEAELHAKGAYVV, from the coding sequence ATGCCCGCCGATTTCGACGAACTCGCGTCCCTGATTCGGGCGCAATTTTCCGAGCTGAGCCCGCAATTCCAGGTGGGCGCGGCGTTCCTGCTCGATCATCCCGACGAGGTGGCCGTGTCGTCGATGCGCAAGGTCGCGCAGCGCGCGAACGTGCAGCCGGCGTCGCTCGTGCGGCTCGCGCAGCTGTTCGGCTTTCCGGGCTGGAACGAGCTGCGCGATCTGTTCGTCGCGCGTGTGCGCACGCGGCCGCAGCCGCTCACGCAGCGCGCCCGCTCGCTCGTGAAGCCGAACGCGAAGGCGTCGCTCGCGGCCGATCTGCTCGCCGCGCAGCAGCACAACCTCGACGCGACCGCCGCGCAGAACGCGCAGGCGCTCGCCGATGCGGCGAAGCTGATCCGCAAGGCCGCGCACGTGCACGTCGCGGGCTTTCGCTCGTGCTATCCGGTCGCGTTCGGATTCGTCTACGGCTACCGGCTGTTCCGGCCGACCGTATCGCTGCTGACGGGTGTCGCGGGTTCGCTCGACATGGAGCTGAGGACGATCGCGAAGCACAGCGTGACCGTCGTCGTCAGCTTCGCGCCATATTCGGCCGAAGCGACGCGCGTCGCGCAGGCGGCGCGTGCGCACGGCGGCAAGATCGTCGCGATCACCGACAGCGCGGTGTCGCCGATCGCGCTGCATGCCGACGCGCAACTGATCTTTGCGCACGACAGCCCGTCGTTCTTTCCGTCACTCGTCGCCGCGCACGCGCTGGTCGAAGCGCTCGTCGCGCAATTGCTCGCGCTCGAAGGCGGCGACGCGATCGCGGCGCTCGAGCAGGCCGAGGCGGAGCTGCACGCGAAGGGCGCGTACGTCGTCTGA
- a CDS encoding response regulator, producing MRVLLVEDDPLIGSGLEQGLKQEGFAVDWVQNGDAATLALRTTPYALLLLDLGLPDKDGLAVLAALRRRDDALPVIVITARDALPDRIAGLDCGADDYLVKPFALEELLARIRAVNRRQAGRAQTVLAVGALRLDPARHQVWRGDEEVALSPKEFVLLHELMREPGAVISREQFEERLYSWGEEIESNAVQVHIHNLRKKLGHDTILTVRGVGYRIGDGA from the coding sequence ATGCGCGTATTGCTCGTCGAAGACGATCCGCTCATCGGCAGCGGGCTCGAACAGGGGCTGAAACAGGAGGGCTTCGCGGTCGACTGGGTGCAGAACGGCGACGCGGCGACGCTCGCGCTGCGCACGACGCCGTACGCGCTGCTGCTGCTCGACCTTGGGTTGCCGGACAAGGACGGCCTCGCGGTGCTCGCCGCGCTGCGGCGCCGCGACGACGCGCTGCCCGTGATCGTGATCACCGCGCGCGACGCGCTGCCCGACCGGATCGCCGGCCTCGATTGCGGCGCCGACGACTACCTCGTCAAGCCGTTCGCGCTCGAGGAGCTGCTCGCGCGCATCCGCGCGGTGAACCGCCGCCAGGCGGGGCGCGCGCAGACGGTGCTCGCGGTCGGCGCGCTGCGCCTCGATCCGGCGCGTCATCAGGTGTGGCGCGGCGACGAGGAAGTCGCGCTGTCGCCGAAGGAATTCGTGCTGCTGCACGAGCTGATGCGCGAGCCGGGCGCCGTGATCTCGCGCGAGCAGTTCGAGGAGCGGCTTTATAGCTGGGGCGAGGAAATCGAGAGTAACGCGGTGCAGGTCCACATCCACAATCTCCGCAAGAAGCTCGGCCACGACACGATCCTCACGGTGCGCGGCGTCGGCTACCGGATCGGAGACGGCGCATGA